Proteins encoded by one window of Lacipirellulaceae bacterium:
- a CDS encoding polymorphic toxin-type HINT domain-containing protein → MHQTSAWKIGLRDLSLVLVVYNLAALQGKAANPPQVLAASRESHLREAALDYAKEEGKDELLKWYTGELNFQGKWVKPTKAEATAASDERLREYRELRGAMVDDGRSHQRIARWCERSELAEHAKVHWLHVLRFDAKHKHALEALDLVWHRGILMDRDEQARFQIQEEIERERAETFRPKIKRLRRELDGPDLKQRREAARELRNLNDPAAAAVMVKELAEPGDNEQQTRRRQEALVDVMAKVDDPRASYELVQIALHSPWDSIRYAATTALKDRPLEQYVPEILSHMQLPVTGSMSLTEQGNYLVSNYRLEQEAPGGKTLEKNYRTSQRIAAQKYSHATVNYGRKTADSYTRPGYTKRVAQRKLRGNVQLPLNVLYCSSAQSRIYETTYVDVDVPPEVVPAQYEYIGSRYLVGGELPGFNQQRQNAKQRANVQADQVARQVDHVNARIHEHNEHLTGLLHEVTGQTLKAYPRSWWNWWRDHVEAHPEMALGGGQHRLEQAILEQQPRALARGVAVWTLQGQRPVEKLRIGDFVLSQDVRTGELAYKPILAMNAYPEMEMQRVQLRTNQKADDAIPQEIVSGEGQVFFRAGQGWRRMSDLTSDSELHGLTKAVTFQSSEETYAMDAYNIVVADFHTLFIGSQGLLTHDGTPVGATAQAQPGFPRALAGRAKQVAQAK, encoded by the coding sequence ATGCATCAGACATCTGCGTGGAAAATAGGTCTCCGCGATCTGTCGCTAGTTCTTGTTGTATACAATCTTGCTGCACTTCAGGGGAAAGCGGCCAATCCCCCGCAAGTGTTGGCTGCTTCCCGTGAAAGCCATCTTCGCGAAGCGGCGCTCGACTATGCGAAAGAAGAGGGCAAGGACGAACTCTTGAAGTGGTATACCGGCGAACTCAACTTTCAAGGGAAATGGGTTAAACCCACTAAGGCAGAGGCTACTGCCGCAAGTGACGAACGACTTAGGGAGTACCGCGAACTACGCGGGGCGATGGTAGACGATGGTCGTAGTCATCAGCGTATCGCCCGCTGGTGCGAACGCTCAGAACTCGCGGAACATGCCAAAGTCCATTGGTTACACGTGCTGCGCTTCGACGCAAAGCATAAACACGCACTTGAAGCGTTAGATCTTGTCTGGCACCGCGGAATTCTGATGGACCGAGATGAGCAGGCTCGCTTTCAGATTCAAGAAGAGATTGAGCGAGAGCGAGCGGAAACGTTCCGACCTAAAATCAAACGGCTGCGTCGCGAGCTTGACGGCCCCGATCTCAAACAACGTCGCGAAGCGGCGCGTGAGCTTCGAAATCTGAATGACCCGGCCGCCGCTGCTGTGATGGTAAAGGAGTTGGCCGAACCAGGAGACAACGAACAGCAAACTCGACGTCGCCAGGAGGCATTAGTCGACGTGATGGCCAAAGTTGACGACCCCCGGGCAAGCTATGAGTTGGTGCAGATAGCGCTTCACTCCCCCTGGGACTCGATCCGCTACGCGGCGACCACGGCTTTGAAAGATCGACCGCTGGAGCAGTATGTGCCAGAGATTCTCTCACACATGCAGTTGCCAGTGACTGGCTCAATGAGCCTGACCGAGCAAGGGAACTACCTTGTGAGCAACTACCGTCTGGAGCAGGAAGCACCCGGTGGCAAGACGCTCGAGAAAAACTATCGCACATCCCAGCGTATCGCAGCGCAGAAGTATAGCCATGCAACAGTCAACTATGGACGGAAAACAGCCGACAGCTACACCCGACCAGGCTATACGAAACGTGTTGCACAGAGAAAGCTCCGAGGAAACGTCCAACTGCCACTCAATGTCCTTTACTGCAGTAGTGCGCAGAGTCGTATCTACGAAACCACCTACGTCGATGTCGACGTGCCCCCAGAAGTGGTACCTGCACAGTATGAATACATTGGCAGTCGATATCTTGTTGGTGGTGAGCTTCCCGGCTTCAATCAGCAACGGCAAAACGCCAAACAGCGCGCGAATGTTCAGGCCGACCAAGTGGCGAGACAAGTTGACCACGTGAATGCTCGCATCCATGAGCACAACGAGCATCTCACCGGGCTGCTTCATGAAGTCACCGGCCAAACGCTGAAGGCTTATCCACGCTCCTGGTGGAATTGGTGGCGCGATCATGTCGAAGCGCACCCAGAAATGGCTCTCGGTGGCGGACAGCATCGGCTTGAGCAGGCCATCCTGGAACAACAGCCGCGGGCCTTAGCGCGTGGCGTCGCGGTCTGGACCCTTCAAGGACAACGACCAGTAGAGAAACTACGGATTGGCGACTTTGTGCTTTCTCAAGACGTGCGCACCGGGGAGCTTGCCTACAAGCCGATCCTCGCTATGAACGCCTATCCCGAAATGGAGATGCAACGCGTGCAGTTACGAACCAACCAGAAAGCCGACGACGCCATTCCACAAGAAATCGTGAGCGGTGAAGGGCAGGTTTTCTTCCGAGCCGGACAAGGCTGGCGACGCATGAGCGACCTCACGAGCGATTCCGAATTGCACGGGCTCACAAAGGCAGTGACTTTTCAGTCTTCCGAAGAAACCTACGCTATGGACGCCTACAACATCGTCGTCGCAGATTTCCACACGCTGTTTATTGGGAGCCAAGGACTGCTGACCCATGACGGAACCCCTGTGGGAGCAACCGCTCAGGCGCAACCTGGTTTTCCACGGGCGCTCGCTGGAAGGGCGAAGCAAGTAGCTCAGGCGAAGTAA
- a CDS encoding GntR family transcriptional regulator, with product MSNKPLARTLREQIADRIRSDVLSGRLEKGSNLREQSLAKQYGVSRAPIRDALLQLTQEGLLEAKPNCGVRVGSAAAEELQPLIVGLRRETEIFALELVFDRLTDEDCDKLDATVEGLRKACETQDLSQVVHYDMALHRYILETAGSSDLIAIWLPIVSRMMLHYSRHVDMMESYREHEEIVKAIRAKDREAAIAALTANIQ from the coding sequence ATGAGCAACAAGCCGTTAGCTAGGACACTCCGTGAGCAGATTGCGGACCGGATTCGTTCGGATGTGCTTTCGGGGCGGCTCGAAAAGGGCTCCAACTTGCGCGAACAATCGTTGGCCAAGCAGTACGGCGTGAGCCGTGCCCCCATTCGCGACGCACTTTTGCAACTCACGCAAGAGGGGCTTCTGGAAGCGAAGCCGAACTGCGGCGTGCGCGTTGGTTCAGCAGCCGCTGAAGAATTGCAGCCGCTGATCGTGGGCCTACGGCGCGAGACAGAGATTTTCGCTCTCGAGTTGGTCTTCGACCGGCTTACCGACGAAGACTGCGACAAGCTGGATGCAACGGTCGAAGGCCTACGAAAAGCGTGCGAAACTCAAGACCTCTCGCAAGTCGTGCATTACGACATGGCCCTGCATCGCTACATTCTTGAGACTGCCGGCAGTAGCGATTTGATTGCAATCTGGCTGCCCATCGTCAGCCGCATGATGCTCCACTACAGTCGCCACGTTGACATGATGGAGTCGTATCGCGAGCACGAAGAGATCGTCAAAGCGATCCGTGCTAAAGATCGCGAAGCTGCCATTGCTGCATTGACGGCAAATATCCAATAA
- a CDS encoding PEP-CTERM sorting domain-containing protein → MSTRLVSLQRRALAVVAVAAAFAVTSTAAQAATVFLDENPPAGGSLANSLTLTNVADPVLPGTAGEVTDLAAKFSSVATPTVPVPAVAIGKPFSITVDYLIPSNTELNQGDLLYLQVNLNGGNRGSVGFIDPSGAPKDVWSTFTLTNLNFPGGDPTNGPLIPAGTNDISAFLILADNGFGPGNDFPGGLAYYVDNFRIDLVPEPTSLALFGLGALGLVARRRR, encoded by the coding sequence ATGAGTACGAGATTAGTATCGCTTCAGCGACGTGCACTTGCCGTTGTCGCTGTTGCGGCCGCTTTCGCGGTAACTTCAACTGCTGCACAAGCAGCCACCGTTTTTCTTGACGAGAATCCGCCAGCGGGCGGGAGCTTGGCAAACAGCCTAACACTTACCAACGTTGCCGATCCCGTTTTGCCGGGTACGGCTGGTGAGGTTACCGATCTTGCAGCCAAGTTCAGCAGCGTTGCCACGCCGACTGTCCCCGTTCCTGCTGTTGCGATTGGCAAGCCTTTCTCCATCACTGTTGATTATCTGATTCCTTCAAACACTGAGTTAAACCAAGGCGACCTTCTGTATCTTCAGGTCAACCTTAACGGAGGGAATCGAGGATCCGTTGGTTTCATCGATCCAAGCGGTGCCCCAAAAGATGTTTGGAGTACCTTTACTCTCACGAATCTGAACTTCCCCGGTGGTGACCCAACGAATGGCCCACTCATTCCCGCTGGAACTAATGACATCTCAGCATTCCTGATCCTTGCTGACAATGGATTTGGTCCGGGTAACGATTTCCCTGGCGGCCTTGCCTACTATGTGGACAATTTCCGCATCGACCTGGTACCAGAGCCCACCTCGCTAGCCCTGTTTGGCCTTGGTGCTTTGGGACTAGTAGCACGTCGCCGACGCTAG
- a CDS encoding PEP-CTERM sorting domain-containing protein (PEP-CTERM proteins occur, often in large numbers, in the proteomes of bacteria that also encode an exosortase, a predicted intramembrane cysteine proteinase. The presence of a PEP-CTERM domain at a protein's C-terminus predicts cleavage within the sorting domain, followed by covalent anchoring to some some component of the (usually Gram-negative) cell surface. Many PEP-CTERM proteins exhibit an unusual sequence composition that includes large numbers of potential glycosylation sites. Expression of one such protein has been shown restore the ability of a bacterium to form floc, a type of biofilm.): protein MKYSTLINRICFAVAFMAAATLASTGFAQTVIWQDDDPGYMDDGMGTRTNGEFTVPSDVSLPDFGLTITEFDGNTVTGDASRAIVGGVTMPDNTGATAQLFQNFNSTTLPLDPSLQGSNFTYSIDYFVPNDTTLDNPTGESADLFYIQINFDGVNSGSAGFVGEGAAGTGWQTATVSGTIPATATEFLAFGLIVDGGFGGSPANADGTGVALYVDNILITAGEESIGDFNSDENVDGTDFILWQQRFMNPPPFNPILETDAQDLVDWNDNYGTMAPAISAVPEPTSLVLCLLGGVAALASSRRRSC from the coding sequence ATGAAGTATTCAACCCTTATCAATCGCATCTGCTTTGCTGTCGCCTTTATGGCCGCTGCTACGCTGGCGAGTACAGGCTTCGCTCAAACTGTCATCTGGCAAGATGATGACCCCGGTTACATGGACGACGGCATGGGTACCCGTACGAACGGCGAATTCACCGTCCCTTCGGATGTTTCGCTGCCTGACTTTGGTCTGACGATTACTGAATTCGACGGGAATACTGTGACAGGAGATGCCTCGCGTGCCATCGTCGGTGGGGTAACGATGCCCGACAACACTGGCGCAACTGCCCAGTTGTTCCAAAACTTCAACTCGACAACCCTGCCGCTCGATCCTTCTCTGCAAGGTTCTAACTTCACGTATTCGATAGACTATTTCGTTCCCAACGATACCACTTTGGATAATCCTACCGGCGAAAGCGCTGACCTGTTCTATATCCAAATCAATTTCGACGGTGTGAACTCAGGTTCAGCTGGTTTTGTCGGAGAAGGGGCTGCCGGAACAGGTTGGCAGACTGCCACGGTTTCAGGCACAATCCCCGCAACTGCTACTGAGTTTTTAGCTTTCGGATTGATTGTCGATGGTGGCTTTGGAGGCAGTCCCGCTAATGCCGACGGCACAGGGGTCGCGCTCTACGTCGATAACATCCTCATCACAGCGGGCGAGGAGAGCATCGGCGACTTTAACTCCGATGAAAATGTCGACGGCACCGACTTCATTCTGTGGCAACAGCGCTTCATGAACCCACCACCATTCAATCCGATTCTCGAGACCGACGCTCAGGACTTGGTTGATTGGAATGACAACTACGGCACCATGGCGCCTGCGATTTCAGCAGTTCCCGAGCCAACCTCTTTGGTGCTCTGCCTATTGGGCGGAGTCGCCGCATTGGCAAGCTCACGCCGTCGTTCCTGCTAA
- the fae gene encoding formaldehyde-activating enzyme: MSERIIMRTGECLVGGGPPFTAAEPEVVIGELDGPVGTAIATLTGDQSAGHSKVFAILNTDVQVRPVTLMVSKVTVKSNAYTNILMGTVQAAIANGVLDAVRAGDLPKEKANDLGIICSVWLNPGAATDENLDHKALFEIHRKAMAGAIHKAMHNEPSIDWLLEHQEEITHKYYQRGLDGEL, translated from the coding sequence ATGAGTGAACGAATCATCATGCGGACCGGCGAATGCTTAGTGGGCGGTGGACCTCCTTTTACCGCGGCTGAGCCGGAAGTTGTGATTGGCGAGCTAGACGGTCCGGTGGGAACCGCGATTGCCACGCTCACGGGGGATCAATCGGCTGGACACTCCAAGGTGTTTGCCATCCTCAACACTGACGTTCAGGTCAGACCGGTCACGCTGATGGTCAGCAAAGTCACGGTGAAGAGCAACGCCTACACGAACATCCTGATGGGCACCGTTCAAGCGGCGATTGCCAACGGCGTGCTGGATGCGGTCAGGGCAGGGGACCTCCCTAAAGAAAAAGCCAACGACCTCGGGATCATCTGCTCCGTGTGGCTCAACCCTGGTGCGGCTACCGATGAGAACCTCGACCACAAAGCGCTATTCGAAATTCATCGCAAAGCCATGGCCGGAGCGATCCACAAAGCCATGCACAACGAGCCCTCGATCGACTGGCTGCTAGAGCACCAGGAAGAGATCACCCATAAATACTATCAGCGCGGTCTGGATGGGGAGCTGTAA
- a CDS encoding CrcB family protein, which yields MNLIAIALGGALGAVCRHGVNVLCRLWLGAGFAYGTLIVNVLGCFLLGLFITLGTATTAEGAQRWSSTMHSALTIGFLGALTTFSTFGFETASHMRDAEHHLALTNVALNVVLGLAAVFAGWWLGKTWAG from the coding sequence ATGAACCTTATCGCCATCGCCCTCGGAGGCGCTCTCGGTGCTGTTTGTCGCCACGGGGTGAACGTCCTCTGCCGATTGTGGCTCGGTGCGGGCTTCGCTTACGGGACGCTGATCGTCAACGTCCTCGGCTGTTTTCTCCTAGGGTTGTTCATAACGTTAGGTACAGCGACGACTGCTGAAGGAGCCCAGCGTTGGAGCTCAACGATGCACTCCGCACTAACTATCGGCTTCCTAGGAGCACTGACAACCTTCAGCACCTTTGGGTTCGAGACAGCCAGTCATATGCGCGACGCCGAGCATCACTTAGCGCTCACAAATGTCGCACTTAATGTCGTGTTAGGCTTGGCAGCCGTATTTGCCGGCTGGTGGCTGGGGAAGACGTGGGCTGGTTGA
- a CDS encoding aminodeoxychorismate/anthranilate synthase component II encodes MIQIIDNYDSFTYNLVQRLGEIDGSLEIRVDRNDEITVEEILARRPERLIISPGPCTPNEAGISVPCVTQLAGKLPLLGVCLGHQSIGQAFGGTIVRADRLMHGKTDRIHHTGDGLFAGLENPMQATRYHSLVIQPETLSDEFEVTAWSDNPETGSREIMAIAHKELPVYGLQFHPESFLTYDGTDLLRNFLAVETVGV; translated from the coding sequence ATGATTCAAATCATCGACAACTACGATTCCTTCACCTACAACCTTGTCCAGCGACTGGGGGAGATTGATGGCTCGTTGGAAATCCGAGTCGATCGCAACGATGAGATCACCGTTGAAGAGATTCTCGCTCGTCGGCCAGAGAGACTAATTATTTCTCCAGGACCTTGCACACCCAATGAAGCGGGGATTTCGGTACCGTGCGTGACTCAGCTTGCTGGCAAGCTGCCGCTATTGGGGGTTTGCCTCGGACACCAGTCCATCGGCCAAGCCTTTGGTGGAACGATTGTGAGAGCAGACCGTCTGATGCACGGCAAAACGGATCGGATACATCACACAGGTGATGGCCTGTTTGCCGGGCTGGAGAATCCCATGCAGGCGACGCGCTACCACTCGCTGGTGATTCAGCCTGAGACCCTCTCGGACGAATTCGAAGTCACCGCTTGGAGTGACAACCCCGAAACCGGCAGTCGTGAGATCATGGCCATCGCGCACAAAGAACTGCCTGTTTACGGATTGCAATTTCACCCCGAAAGTTTCCTGACGTACGACGGGACCGACTTGTTGCGAAACTTCCTGGCGGTGGAAACCGTGGGGGTTTGA
- a CDS encoding molybdopterin molybdotransferase MoeA has product MISVDEAHQLLAQEVASLAPRTIELGNLLNLRLAESIVSDVDSPPFAKSLFDGYAINVSDATTQRRVVEEVTAGNVPKSTIGTGEVIRVMTGTQLPVGANAVVKREECKNDGAAVGESVVLPDQLPEAGSGVMQRGASFARDEEVLAAGKVLGPLDIALLAEIGRTSASAVPTPKVTVLPTGNELVEPGEPLDAGQIRNSNGPMLLASLERAGFAGDQLSIGRDDPADLEAKFTAGMQADVLLVTGGVSAGVLDLAPGLLKGMGVREVFHKVRMKPGKPVWFGVTEGGESRTYVFGLPGNPVSALVAFHLFALPLLRTLSGEPFAPPQQHRGALTDAFTHKGKRQTYFPSRVEAKGERELPLVTPLDWRGSADLATLTRAQGLAVFEPGDYVTEAGAEVELLTL; this is encoded by the coding sequence ATGATTTCGGTTGACGAGGCGCATCAATTACTGGCTCAGGAAGTCGCGTCGCTCGCACCACGGACTATAGAACTTGGTAATCTGCTGAATCTTCGCTTGGCCGAATCCATAGTGAGCGATGTTGATTCGCCACCCTTCGCGAAGTCGTTGTTCGACGGCTACGCGATCAATGTGAGCGATGCGACGACCCAAAGACGCGTCGTCGAGGAAGTTACCGCTGGCAACGTGCCGAAGTCTACGATCGGCACTGGCGAAGTCATCCGTGTTATGACCGGGACACAATTGCCGGTCGGTGCCAACGCGGTTGTCAAGCGAGAAGAATGCAAGAACGACGGAGCTGCGGTCGGCGAATCGGTCGTTCTGCCCGATCAACTCCCCGAAGCTGGCAGTGGCGTCATGCAGCGGGGCGCTTCATTTGCGCGTGATGAGGAAGTTCTTGCAGCGGGCAAAGTGCTTGGCCCGCTCGATATTGCCCTGTTAGCGGAAATCGGGCGCACCTCAGCGAGCGCTGTTCCCACGCCAAAGGTCACGGTGTTACCAACAGGTAATGAGCTGGTTGAACCAGGCGAGCCGCTCGATGCCGGACAGATCCGCAATAGCAATGGCCCGATGCTGTTGGCTTCGCTCGAGCGGGCCGGTTTTGCGGGCGATCAACTCAGCATCGGACGCGACGATCCGGCTGACCTGGAAGCGAAGTTCACCGCAGGAATGCAGGCCGACGTACTGCTGGTGACTGGGGGTGTGTCCGCTGGTGTGCTTGACCTCGCTCCTGGGTTATTGAAGGGCATGGGCGTTCGCGAAGTCTTCCACAAAGTGCGAATGAAGCCCGGCAAGCCGGTGTGGTTCGGCGTTACCGAAGGCGGCGAGAGCAGGACTTACGTTTTTGGACTCCCGGGAAACCCTGTGAGCGCACTGGTGGCGTTTCATCTATTTGCTCTGCCCTTGCTGCGGACTTTGAGCGGCGAGCCCTTTGCTCCACCACAGCAACATCGGGGCGCTCTGACTGATGCTTTTACACACAAAGGAAAAAGGCAGACGTATTTTCCGTCACGGGTTGAAGCAAAGGGTGAAAGAGAGTTGCCATTGGTGACGCCGCTTGATTGGCGCGGCTCAGCCGATCTTGCGACGCTTACGCGAGCCCAGGGACTGGCTGTTTTCGAGCCAGGGGATTACGTCACAGAAGCTGGCGCTGAAGTTGAGTTATTAACTTTGTAG
- a CDS encoding site-2 protease family protein — protein MIESFLTSSWPEISLSGSSLLGHLDAGLMLLARLDLNQWSDWLLAAVYVALGLGFVIFVHELGHFAVAKACGVKCEKFMVGFDIGGYKLSKQWGETTYGIGILPLGGYVKMLGQDDNPANIAEQVKESQESASAEQVPTTTITGPDGEKYEVDSRSYLAKSVPQRMAIISAGVIMNVIFAFIFAVIAFGLGVPYEPSIVSFTAPGSPAWEAGIRPGDEIMQIGEVKNPSFDELRSAVTLADLEQGIDMQIRRDGEVRSLNLKPRQIDGKLAKIGVGPPFSVRVNDVSGIPVARSGFPAANAEPAFEAGDKVIAVDGESVDSYSQYVSLLSERPEKTITVTVMRGGKPPEDDPKGDLTGGEEVKIEIDANPMRELGLVMEMGRIVAVQQDSPAAKKGIEPGDFLADVTDASGNALSTVSEANTGEWDPVTLPETLRQLAAAGQVEVGLKIRRDAAESEGRQPTESKIVSLRSASWLEEANSANDPVAVPSLGIAYRVLNRVAVVRPGSPAEAAELQEGDTILAAEFVYPESLPKEERPELDPLKFNDKDGHNWPALLNTLQLQPEGTKVKLTFKRGDQELTKTLEPVPSETHFNPSRGIIFETVQRIRKAETFGEQVRRGWDETIGALGMVYRFLNKLISGQVPMGALGGPVTIAKAAGYSAADGIGKLLVFLTMLSANLAVINFLPIPLLDGGHMVFLGYEGLRGRPAGEKFVVAMHTAGFVAIISLMAYVLSLDFGLIERGL, from the coding sequence ATGATTGAGAGTTTTTTAACAAGTTCTTGGCCTGAAATCTCGCTGTCGGGTTCCTCACTCCTGGGACACCTCGACGCAGGCCTGATGCTGCTGGCTCGACTCGACCTCAACCAGTGGAGCGACTGGCTTCTCGCTGCCGTTTATGTGGCACTCGGCCTCGGCTTTGTCATCTTCGTGCACGAGCTCGGCCACTTTGCCGTGGCGAAGGCCTGTGGCGTGAAGTGTGAGAAGTTTATGGTCGGCTTCGACATCGGTGGCTACAAACTTAGCAAACAGTGGGGCGAAACCACCTACGGCATCGGCATTCTTCCGCTAGGTGGGTACGTCAAGATGCTCGGTCAAGACGACAACCCTGCAAACATTGCCGAGCAAGTAAAAGAGTCGCAAGAATCCGCAAGCGCGGAGCAGGTTCCCACGACAACGATCACGGGGCCAGACGGCGAAAAGTACGAAGTCGATAGTCGCAGCTATCTGGCGAAGAGCGTGCCTCAGCGGATGGCCATTATTTCCGCCGGCGTCATCATGAATGTCATCTTTGCGTTCATCTTCGCGGTGATTGCTTTCGGCTTGGGAGTGCCTTACGAACCGAGCATCGTCTCGTTCACCGCCCCGGGCTCGCCCGCTTGGGAAGCCGGTATTCGCCCAGGCGATGAGATTATGCAGATCGGTGAGGTCAAGAATCCTTCGTTCGATGAGCTCCGCAGCGCGGTCACGCTTGCTGATCTTGAGCAGGGGATCGACATGCAAATCCGCCGAGATGGCGAAGTCCGCTCATTAAATCTCAAGCCACGCCAGATCGATGGCAAATTGGCAAAGATCGGCGTGGGACCTCCGTTTTCCGTTAGGGTGAACGATGTCTCGGGGATTCCCGTCGCGAGAAGTGGATTCCCCGCTGCCAACGCCGAGCCTGCCTTTGAAGCAGGCGATAAAGTCATTGCCGTCGACGGCGAATCGGTCGACTCTTATTCCCAGTACGTTTCCCTGCTGTCGGAACGACCCGAGAAAACCATCACGGTAACTGTCATGCGAGGCGGCAAGCCTCCCGAGGACGATCCCAAGGGTGACCTCACCGGCGGTGAAGAAGTCAAAATCGAAATAGACGCCAATCCCATGCGCGAGCTGGGGCTCGTCATGGAAATGGGCCGCATCGTCGCCGTGCAGCAAGACTCGCCTGCCGCTAAGAAAGGGATCGAGCCGGGTGATTTTCTGGCCGATGTCACCGACGCCTCGGGGAATGCTCTTTCCACGGTGTCAGAAGCGAACACTGGTGAGTGGGACCCGGTCACGCTGCCAGAAACTTTGCGACAGTTAGCAGCGGCAGGTCAGGTCGAAGTCGGGCTGAAAATCCGCCGCGATGCCGCCGAGAGCGAAGGCCGTCAACCGACCGAGTCGAAGATCGTCTCACTGCGATCTGCCTCTTGGCTAGAAGAAGCCAATAGCGCGAACGATCCTGTCGCCGTTCCTTCCTTAGGAATCGCTTACCGGGTGCTCAATCGGGTCGCCGTGGTTCGCCCAGGCAGTCCCGCGGAAGCCGCTGAACTTCAAGAGGGCGACACCATCCTAGCCGCTGAGTTCGTCTACCCTGAATCGCTTCCGAAAGAGGAGCGACCCGAACTCGATCCGCTGAAGTTCAATGACAAAGATGGGCACAACTGGCCCGCCCTCCTCAACACTCTGCAATTGCAACCTGAGGGGACCAAGGTCAAGCTGACTTTCAAACGTGGGGACCAGGAGCTCACCAAGACTCTCGAACCGGTGCCTTCGGAGACTCATTTCAATCCGTCACGGGGCATCATCTTTGAGACCGTCCAACGCATTCGCAAAGCAGAAACCTTCGGCGAACAAGTCCGTCGTGGCTGGGATGAAACCATTGGCGCGTTGGGCATGGTCTACCGTTTTCTCAACAAGCTCATCAGTGGGCAAGTCCCGATGGGAGCCCTCGGCGGCCCCGTCACGATTGCCAAGGCAGCCGGTTACTCGGCCGCCGATGGTATCGGAAAACTGCTAGTGTTCCTGACGATGCTTAGCGCGAACCTGGCCGTAATCAACTTCCTACCGATTCCGTTGTTGGATGGCGGGCACATGGTGTTTCTCGGCTACGAAGGCTTGCGTGGTCGCCCGGCGGGTGAGAAGTTCGTCGTTGCCATGCATACCGCTGGCTTCGTCGCGATTATCTCGCTGATGGCTTATGTTTTGTCGCTCGACTTTGGGCTGATCGAGCGTGGTTTGTAA